Proteins from one Hoplias malabaricus isolate fHopMal1 chromosome 2, fHopMal1.hap1, whole genome shotgun sequence genomic window:
- the cnpy3 gene encoding protein canopy homolog 3 gives MKGCIFIIIAFLVSAKALKGEDDEWVHLPNKCEVCKFVSIEMKSAFQETGKTKEVIETNYRFLDSKGAPPIKYVKSDVRFIEVIESVCSRILQYNLHKERDGSNRFAKGMSETFSTLHNLVHKGVKVVMDIPYELWNETSAEVADLKKQCDVMIEQYEEVIEDWYKGSQEEDLTEYLCEKHVLKGQDRSCLNENWNGKKGDTAAIAEDKKKKKSKKKAKDGEDGQKKEKKVKKKKKKKKSKLSGEDGDRPKTQEDGHTSDEDIQNSVPPHQEL, from the exons ATGAAAGgttgcatttttattattatagcgTTTTTAGTGTCTGCAAAGGCTCTTAAAGGCGAAGACGATGAGTGGGTGCATTTACCAAATAAATGtgaag TATGCAAGTTTGTGAGCATCgaaatgaaatctgcatttcAAGAAACAGGCAAAACGAAGGAAGTAATTGAGACCAACTACCGATTTTTGGACAGTAAAGGAGCACCTCCAATCAAATATGTCAAatc tgaTGTTCGATTTATAGAGGTGATAGAGAGTGTATGCTCAAGGATCCTGCAGTACAATCTCCATAAGGAGAGAGATGGTAGTAATCGCTTTGCAAAG GGTATGTCTGAGACATTTTCCACCTTACATAACCTGGTCCATAAAGGAGTGAAGGTTGTCATGGACATTCCTTATGAGTTATGGAATGAAACAAGTGCAGAGGTGGCAGATCTGAAGAAACAG TGTGATGTGATGATCGAGCAGTATGAGGAGGTGATTGAAGACTGGTATAAAGGCAGCCAGGAAGAAGATCTTACGGAATACCTCTGTGAGAAACACGTCCTGAAAGGACAAGACAGAT CTTGTCTGAATGAAAATTGGAATGGGAAGAAAGGAGATACTGCAGCTATTGCGgaagataaaaagaaaaagaagagcaaAAAGAAAGCCAAAGATGGAGAAGATGGtcagaaaaaggagaagaaagtaaagaagaagaagaagaagaagaagagtaaGCTGTCTGGTGAGGATGGTGACCGGCCGAAAACACAGGAGGATGGACACACATCAGATGAAGACATTCAGAACAGTGTTCCTCCTCATCAGGAACTCTGA